A genomic segment from Glycine soja cultivar W05 chromosome 20, ASM419377v2, whole genome shotgun sequence encodes:
- the LOC114402977 gene encoding protein unc-13 homolog: MGQQTRRESYSGPLPSTAHRKDYNYNYCHHRCHHYHRDPRFFEFVSKNETSDLVLPFDKLEKLSQDDIRECAYEIFFTACRSSPGFGSRQAHSFSSWNNDAKSSNVVMSPTSKVKRALGLKMLKRSPSRRMVSGGSRGPSSPVGGSSPFHQTGPPLRPRRPMTSAEIMRQQMRVTEHDDNRLRKTIMRTLVGQAGRRAETIILPLELLRNLKPSEFNDSNEYHMWQKRQLRVLEVGLLTHPSVPIEKATTFALRLRDIIRSGESKIIDTGKNSDTLRTLSNSVVSLAWRSSNGTPTDVCHWADGFPLNIHLYTSLLQAIFDNRDDTLVLDEVDELLELMKKTWSVLGITRPIHNVCFTWVLFQQYVATGQIEPDLLCATHTMLSEVAIDAKRERESFYVKLLTSVLSSIQGWAEKRLIDYHEHFQRGNIGQIENVLPVVLSVTNILGEDLVISDSGEGGEKGDITIVDSSGDRVDYYIRSTIKNAFEKAIEAVKAKAGELEIKGEFSEFLLHLAQEVEDLAMKERENFTPMLKRWHPAPGAVAAMMLHSCYGHALRQYLGDVTSLTHETVEVLQRAEKVEKVLLQMVVEEDYGEGEDNAKTVMREMVPYEVDSIILNLMRKWINESLSNGKECLLRAKETETWNPKSKSEPYAPSAAELVKLTKTTVEEFFQIPVGITEDIVQELADGLESLFQDYMMFVAACGTKQSYIPSLPPLTRCNRGSKLIKLWKKASPCGANISELDNTNEGHNPRPSTSRGTQRLYVRLNTLHYLLSHIHTLEKSLSHTPGVVPSSNRKHSGPYFEIVNSSIPAACQHVSEVAAYRLIFLDSNSVFYDSLYVGDVANSRIRPALRILKQNITLMTTLVADRAQALAMKEVMKASFDAFLMVLLAGGSSRVFNRSDHVMIQEDFESLNRLFCTCGEGLIAENLVQREAAVVEGVIALMGQYTEQLMEDFSIATCETSGIRVMGNGQKLPMPPTTGRWNRSDPNTILRVLCSRKDRAANHFLKRTFQLAKRR, encoded by the exons ATGGGTCAGCAAACCCGCCGGGAGTCCTATTCCGGCCCCTTGCCTTCCACTGCACATCGAAAGGATTACAATTATAATTACTGTCATCACCGTTGTCATCATTATCATCGTGACCCACGTTTCTTCGAGTTTGTCAGCAAGAACGAGACTAGTGACTTAGTCTTGCCTTTCGACAAACTCGAGAAGCTAAGTCAGGATGACATTAGGGAATGTgcttatgaaatttttttcactGCTTGCCGGTCTTCCCCAGGATTTGGGAGCCGGCAAGCGCACTCGTTCTCGTCATGGAATAACGATGCAAAGTCAAGCAATGTGGTGATGTCGCCGACAAGTAAGGTGAAGCGGGCTCTAGGGTTGAAGATGTTGAAAAGGTCACCATCAAGGAGAATGGTGTCGGGTGGCAGCCGCGGGCCGTCATCGCCAGTGGGCGGAAGCAGCCCTTTTCATCAGACTGGGCCACCATTGAGGCCACGGCGGCCGATGACTTCTGCTGAGATTATGAGGCAGCAGATGAGAGTGACTGAGCACGACGATAACCGCCTAAGGAAAACCATCATGAGGACCCTCGTTGGCCAA GCAGGAAGAAGAGCAGAAACTATCATTCTCCCCTTAGAACTTCTGAGGAACCTAAAACCTTCAGAGTTCAATGATTCCAATGAGTACCATATGTGGCAAAAGAGGCAGCTTAGAGTCCTTGAAGTAGGGCTCCTCACACACCCTTCAGTCCCTATAGAAAAAGCCACCACCTTCGCCCTGCGCCTTAGGGACATCATACGTAGTGGTGAGTCCAAAATCATAGACACTGGCAAAAACTCTGACACCTTGAGAACCCTTTCCAATTCAGTGGTTTCCTTGGCGTGGAGAAGTTCCAACGGTACCCCCACCGATGTTTGCCACTGGGCTGATGGATTCCCTTTGAACATTCACCTCTACACTTCACTTCTTCAAGCAATTTTTGACAATAGGGATGACACATTAGTCCTTGATGAGGTTGATGAGCTCCTTGAACTGATGAAAAAGACATGGTCCGTATTGGGGATCACTAGGCCTATTCACAACGTGTGCTTCACTTGGGTGTTGTTTCAACAGTATGTGGCAACCGGGCAGATAGAACCTGATCTTCTATGTGCCACACATACCATGTTGAGTGAGGTGGCCATTGATGCTAAGAGGGAAAGGGAATCATTTTATGTGAAGCTCTTGACATCAGTGCTGAGTTCAATTCAGGGTTGGGCTGAGAAGAGACTGATTGATTATCATGAGCATTTCCAGAGAGGAAATATTGGccaaattgaaaatgttctTCCTGTGGTGTTGTCAGTCACAAATATTCTCGGTGAAGATCTCGTAATATCTGACAGTGGGGAAGGGGGAGAGAAGGGAGATATAACCATAGTGGACTCATCTGGGGATAGGGTTGACTATTATATTCgatctaccataaaaaatgcATTTGAAAAG GCAATTGAGGCAGTGAAAGCCAAGGCTGGTGAATTGGAAATAAAGGGAGAATTCAGTGAATTTCTGCTTCATTTAGCTCAGGAGGTAGAAGATTTGGCAATGaaggaaagagagaattttACTCCAATGCTAAAGAGATGGCATCCAGCACCAGGTGCAGTTGCAGCAATGATGTTGCACAGCTGCTATGGGCATGCGCTGAGGCAATATTTAGGTGATGTGACCTCACTGACTCATGAGACAGTTGAGGTGTTGCAAAGGGCTGAAAAGGTAGAAAAGGTTTTGCTCCAAATGGTGGTTGAGGAGGACTATGGTGAGGGTGAGGATAATGCCAAAACAGTTATGAGAGAGATGGTTCCATATGAAGTTGATTCAATCATATTGAATCTCATGAGAAAATGGATAAATGAGTCATTGAGCAATGGAAAAGAGTGTCTGCTAAGAGCAAAAGAAACTGAA ACATGGAATCCAAAGTCCAAATCAGAGCCATATGCACCATCAGCCGCAGAGTTGGTGAAATTGACCAAGACAACTGTAGAAGAATTCTTTCAGATTCCAGTAGGAATAACTGAAGATATAGTTCAAGAACTTGCTGATGGATTGGAAAGTCTCTTCCAGGACTACATGATGTTTGTTGCAGCATGTG GTACAAAGCAGAGCTATATTCCTTCACTTCCCCCTTTGACAAGATGCAACCGTGGCTCAAAGTTGATCAAGTTGTGGAAGAAAGCTAGCCCTTGTGGTGCTAATATCTCAGAGCTAGATAACACAAATGAAGGTCATAATCCTAGGCCATCAACTAGCCGTGGCACCCAGCGCCTCTATGTTCGTCTCAACACCTTACACTATCTCCTCTCTCACATCCACACCCTTGAGAAATCACTCTCTCACACCCCTGGTGTAGTCCCTTCTTCAAACCGTAAACATAGTGGTCCCTATTTTGAAATAGTCAATTCCTCCATCCCAGCAGCATGTCAACATGTCTCAGAAGTTGCAGCATACCGTCTCATATTCCTTGACTCCAATTCAGTCTTCTATGACAGCCTCTATGTTGGTGATGTAGCCAACTCACGCATTAGGCCAGCATTGAGGATCCTCAAGCAAAACATCACACTGATGACTACACTTGTGGCAGATAGAGCTCAAGCACTTGCAATGAAGGAAGTGATGAAGGCATCCTTTGATGCATTCCTCATGGTTTTGCTTGCTGGTGGAAGCTCAAGGGTGTTTAACAGGTCTGATCATGTGATGATCCAAGAGGACTTTGAGAGCTTGAACCGGCTTTTCTGCACTTGTGGGGAGGGACTAATAGCAGAAAATTTGGTCCAGAGAGAGGCTGCAGTGGTAGAGGGTGTTATTGCATTGATGGGGCAATATACTGAACAGTTGATGGAAGATTTCAGCATTGCCACATGTGAAACAAGTGGGATTAGAGTCATGGGTAATGGGCAAAAGTTGCCTATGCCACCTACCACGGGAAGGTGGAATAGGTCAGATCCAAACACAATATTGAGGGTGCTGTGCAGTAGAAAGGACAGAGCTGCAAATCATTTCTTGAAGAGGACATTCCAGTTAGCAAAGAGAAGGTGA